A stretch of Microbulbifer sp. SAOS-129_SWC DNA encodes these proteins:
- the rplE gene encoding 50S ribosomal protein L5 yields the protein MAKLKKLYTKELAPKLKEELGVENVMAVPRLTKITVNMGVGEAVGDKKVLEHAVSDMTAITGQKPIVTKARKSIAGFKIRDGWPIGCKVTLRGERMYEFLERLIDIAIPRIRDFRGISPKQFDGRGNFSMGVTEQIIFPEIDYDKVDKLRGLDICITTTAANDDQGRALLKAFNFPFKG from the coding sequence ATGGCAAAGCTTAAAAAGCTCTACACAAAAGAACTCGCGCCCAAGCTGAAAGAAGAGCTGGGTGTCGAAAATGTGATGGCAGTGCCGCGCCTCACCAAGATCACCGTCAACATGGGTGTCGGCGAAGCTGTTGGTGACAAGAAGGTACTGGAACACGCTGTCAGTGATATGACAGCAATTACTGGTCAAAAACCCATCGTGACCAAAGCGCGCAAGTCAATTGCGGGCTTTAAGATCCGCGACGGCTGGCCGATCGGTTGCAAGGTAACTCTGCGCGGTGAGCGCATGTACGAGTTCCTGGAGCGCCTGATCGACATCGCGATTCCGCGTATCCGCGACTTCCGCGGTATCAGCCCGAAGCAGTTCGACGGTCGTGGTAATTTCTCTATGGGCGTGACCGAGCAAATTATCTTCCCGGAAATTGACTACGACAAAGTAGACAAGCTCCGCGGTCTGGATATTTGTATTACAACTACAGCCGCAAACGATGATCAAGGTCGTGCGCTGCTGAAAGCGTTTAACTTCCCTTTCAAGGGTTAA
- the rpsN gene encoding 30S ribosomal protein S14: MAKKSMIARESKRARTAAKYAQKRQELKAIIASTTASEEEQWEAQLKLQKMPRDASPVRQQRRCRITGRPHAVYRKFGLCRNKLREAAMRGDVPGLVKSSW, translated from the coding sequence ATGGCGAAGAAATCCATGATTGCGCGCGAAAGCAAGCGCGCTCGAACCGCAGCTAAGTACGCCCAGAAGCGTCAAGAGCTGAAGGCGATCATCGCCAGTACCACTGCTTCTGAAGAAGAACAGTGGGAGGCTCAACTCAAGCTGCAGAAAATGCCGCGCGATGCAAGCCCGGTACGTCAGCAACGCCGCTGCCGTATTACTGGTCGCCCCCACGCTGTTTACCGCAAGTTCGGCCTGTGCCGTAACAAACTGCGTGAAGCAGCCATGCGTGGTGATGTGCCCGGTCTGGTCAAGTCCAGTTGGTAA
- the rpsH gene encoding 30S ribosomal protein S8, whose amino-acid sequence MSMQDPLADMLTRIRNALARGKAEVALPSSKLKVSVAKVLKDEGYVTDYAVSEDAKPTLTIALKYFQGKPVIAELGRVSRPGLRAYAGKKALPSVRGGLGVAIVSTSKGVMTDRAARQAGIGGEVLCTVF is encoded by the coding sequence ATGAGTATGCAAGATCCGTTGGCAGATATGCTGACTCGCATCCGCAACGCCCTGGCGCGCGGAAAAGCTGAAGTCGCTCTGCCTTCATCCAAACTGAAAGTGTCCGTTGCCAAAGTCCTGAAAGACGAAGGTTACGTCACTGATTACGCCGTAAGCGAAGATGCCAAGCCGACGCTGACCATTGCCCTGAAATACTTCCAGGGCAAGCCGGTTATCGCCGAGCTGGGCCGCGTTTCCCGTCCGGGTCTGCGCGCTTACGCTGGTAAGAAAGCGCTGCCGTCCGTACGCGGTGGTCTGGGTGTCGCGATTGTCTCCACCTCCAAGGGTGTGATGACTGATCGTGCTGCGCGCCAGGCCGGTATCGGTGGCGAAGTGCTTTGCACCGTATTCTAA
- the rplF gene encoding 50S ribosomal protein L6, producing MSRVANDPVKIPAGVTVDLKGQDISVKGGNGNLNMVIHGDVEVAEADSQLTFAARNGSKQAKALAGTTRALVNNMVVGVSQGFEKKLQLNGVGYRAKASGKTVNLTLGFSHPIDYQLPEGVSAETPSQTEIVLKGSDKQLLGQVAAEIRAFRPPEPYKGKGVRYAEERVYRKEAKKK from the coding sequence ATGTCTCGAGTAGCAAATGATCCGGTAAAGATCCCCGCAGGTGTAACCGTTGACCTCAAAGGTCAGGACATCTCTGTAAAAGGTGGCAATGGCAACCTGAACATGGTGATCCACGGTGACGTAGAAGTCGCTGAAGCTGACAGCCAGCTGACCTTCGCCGCGCGTAACGGTTCCAAGCAGGCCAAAGCGCTTGCTGGTACTACCCGTGCGCTGGTCAACAACATGGTGGTAGGTGTCAGTCAGGGCTTCGAGAAGAAGCTGCAGCTGAACGGCGTAGGTTACCGCGCGAAAGCGTCTGGTAAGACCGTCAATCTGACCCTGGGCTTCTCCCATCCGATCGATTATCAGCTGCCGGAGGGCGTTTCTGCCGAAACTCCGTCCCAGACTGAAATCGTACTGAAAGGCAGCGACAAGCAGCTGCTGGGCCAAGTGGCCGCCGAGATCCGCGCATTCCGTCCGCCGGAACCCTACAAAGGTAAGGGTGTCCGCTACGCCGAAGAGCGCGTGTATCGTAAAGAGGCCAAGAAGAAGTAA
- the rplR gene encoding 50S ribosomal protein L18 has translation MNVKKQSRLRRARRARAKIRELGAVRLTVNRTPRHIYAQILTAEGSQVLATASTLDKDLRAGKTGNVDAATAVGKLIAERAKAAGVEQVAFDRSGFKYHGRIKALADAAREAGLKF, from the coding sequence ATGAACGTTAAGAAGCAATCTCGCTTGCGTCGTGCACGTCGTGCCCGCGCCAAGATCCGCGAGCTCGGCGCCGTTCGCCTGACAGTGAACCGTACGCCGCGTCACATTTACGCACAGATTCTGACTGCCGAAGGCAGCCAGGTACTGGCTACCGCCTCTACCCTGGACAAGGACCTGCGCGCTGGAAAAACCGGTAACGTCGACGCCGCTACTGCGGTCGGCAAGCTGATCGCTGAGCGCGCCAAGGCCGCTGGTGTTGAGCAAGTTGCCTTTGATCGCAGCGGTTTTAAATACCACGGCCGCATCAAGGCGCTGGCCGACGCTGCCCGCGAAGCCGGTCTGAAATTCTAA
- the rpsE gene encoding 30S ribosomal protein S5 gives MAREKDKSNDEGLQEKLVQVNRVAKTVKGGRIFAFTALTVVGDGNGRVGFGRGKAREVPVAIQKAMEAARRNMIQVDLNGDTIQYATNGRHGGSKVYMQPASQGTGVIAGGAMRSVLEMAGVHNVLAKCYGSTNPVNVVRATFSALDKMSSPEDVAAKRGKSVEEILG, from the coding sequence ATGGCTAGAGAGAAAGACAAAAGCAACGACGAAGGCCTGCAGGAAAAGCTGGTCCAGGTCAATCGCGTTGCCAAGACTGTTAAAGGTGGTCGTATCTTCGCCTTTACCGCACTGACTGTAGTGGGCGACGGCAACGGCCGCGTCGGCTTTGGTCGCGGCAAGGCGCGCGAGGTGCCGGTCGCTATCCAGAAAGCGATGGAAGCCGCACGTCGCAACATGATCCAGGTAGACCTGAACGGTGATACCATTCAGTACGCTACCAACGGTCGTCACGGCGGTTCCAAGGTTTACATGCAGCCCGCTTCCCAGGGTACCGGCGTTATCGCCGGCGGTGCGATGCGCTCCGTACTGGAAATGGCTGGCGTGCACAACGTACTGGCTAAGTGCTACGGCTCCACCAATCCGGTGAACGTCGTACGCGCGACCTTCAGCGCACTGGATAAGATGTCCAGCCCGGAAGATGTCGCAGCCAAGCGCGGTAAATCCGTCGAAGAGATCCTGGGCTGA
- the rpmD gene encoding 50S ribosomal protein L30 — MAKKTIKVTLTKSIAGRLKNHQACVAGLGLRRIGHTVEVEDTPSVRGMINKVNYMVKVEGA; from the coding sequence ATGGCTAAGAAGACCATCAAAGTAACCCTGACCAAGAGCATCGCCGGACGCCTGAAAAACCATCAGGCGTGCGTTGCCGGTCTGGGTCTGCGCCGCATCGGTCACACTGTGGAAGTGGAAGACACTCCGTCAGTGCGCGGCATGATCAATAAAGTTAACTATATGGTTAAGGTAGAGGGGGCGTAA
- the rplO gene encoding 50S ribosomal protein L15, protein MRLNELSPAEGHKHSAKRVGRGIGSGLGKTGGRGHKGQKARSGGSVRPGFEGGQMPLQKRLPKYGFTARVTRFTAEVRLAELAKVDADVIDLAALKNADIIGSHIKRAKVFLSGELTKAVTVKGLGVTKGAKAAIEAAGGKVED, encoded by the coding sequence ATGCGTTTGAATGAACTGTCTCCCGCTGAGGGCCACAAGCACAGCGCCAAGCGCGTCGGTCGTGGTATCGGCAGCGGTCTGGGTAAAACCGGTGGCCGTGGCCACAAGGGCCAGAAAGCCCGCTCCGGCGGTTCCGTGCGTCCGGGTTTCGAAGGCGGTCAGATGCCGCTGCAGAAACGCCTGCCGAAGTACGGCTTCACCGCGCGCGTAACCCGCTTCACCGCGGAAGTACGCCTGGCGGAGCTGGCCAAGGTAGATGCCGACGTAATCGATTTGGCAGCGCTGAAGAATGCCGATATCATCGGCAGCCACATTAAACGCGCCAAAGTGTTCTTGTCTGGTGAACTGACCAAAGCGGTTACCGTTAAGGGTCTGGGTGTCACCAAGGGCGCAAAAGCGGCTATCGAAGCTGCCGGCGGTAAAGTAGAAGACTAA
- the secY gene encoding preprotein translocase subunit SecY — MARPGSGVNSLGNSKGLGELWARLRFLFLAIVVYRVGTHIPVPGIDPEKLANLFNQNQGTILGLFNMFSGGALKRMSILALGIMPYISASIIMQLMSAVTPSLEALKKEGDAGRRKINQYTRYLTVVLALIQGIGMTFGLAGQNLAYSAQPGFGFYFVAVTSLVTGAVFLMWLGEQITERGVGNGISMLIFSGIVAGLPSAIGQAFEQARQGELHILLLLAIGFVAIAVVYFVVVMERGQRRITINHARRQAGRYSAAPAAQSSHLPLKVNMAGVIPVIFASSILLFPATLAQWFGQGGEGIGADILQWMALQLGPGQPLNIILFALLIGFFCFFYTALMFNPNEVADNLKKSGAYVPGIRPGEQTARYIDSVLTRLTLVGAVYITLVSLLPQFLVMGLNVPFYLGGTSLLIVVVVVMDFMAQVQSHLLSHQYEGLMKKANLQGYGRR, encoded by the coding sequence ATGGCACGACCAGGATCCGGTGTAAATTCCCTGGGCAACAGCAAGGGATTGGGCGAGCTCTGGGCTCGCCTTCGTTTTCTGTTCCTCGCGATCGTTGTTTATCGCGTAGGCACACACATTCCGGTGCCCGGTATTGACCCGGAAAAGCTGGCAAACCTGTTTAACCAGAACCAGGGCACGATCCTGGGTCTGTTCAACATGTTTTCCGGTGGCGCGCTCAAGCGCATGAGTATTCTGGCGTTGGGCATCATGCCGTACATCTCCGCCTCCATCATCATGCAGCTGATGAGTGCGGTGACGCCCTCTCTGGAGGCTCTGAAGAAGGAGGGGGACGCCGGACGGCGCAAGATCAACCAGTACACCCGTTATCTGACGGTGGTGCTGGCCCTGATCCAGGGTATCGGCATGACGTTCGGTCTCGCCGGTCAGAACCTGGCGTACTCGGCGCAACCGGGCTTTGGTTTCTACTTTGTGGCAGTGACTTCGCTGGTTACCGGCGCAGTGTTCCTGATGTGGCTGGGTGAGCAGATCACCGAGCGGGGTGTCGGCAACGGCATCTCCATGTTGATCTTCTCCGGTATCGTTGCCGGTCTGCCCAGCGCCATCGGTCAGGCCTTTGAGCAGGCACGCCAGGGTGAGCTGCACATTCTGCTGCTGCTGGCCATCGGCTTTGTCGCCATTGCGGTGGTTTACTTCGTGGTGGTGATGGAGCGCGGTCAGCGCCGGATTACCATCAACCACGCGCGCCGCCAGGCCGGTCGTTACTCCGCCGCTCCGGCGGCGCAGTCGAGCCACCTGCCGCTGAAGGTGAACATGGCCGGTGTGATTCCGGTGATCTTCGCCAGCAGTATCCTGCTGTTCCCGGCCACGCTGGCACAGTGGTTCGGCCAGGGCGGCGAGGGTATTGGTGCTGATATTCTGCAGTGGATGGCGCTGCAGCTTGGACCTGGCCAGCCGCTGAACATCATTTTGTTCGCGCTGCTGATCGGTTTCTTCTGCTTCTTCTATACGGCGTTGATGTTCAACCCGAATGAAGTGGCCGACAACCTGAAAAAATCCGGTGCCTATGTGCCCGGTATCCGTCCCGGTGAGCAGACGGCGCGCTATATCGATAGTGTGCTGACTCGCCTGACCCTGGTCGGAGCCGTGTACATCACGCTGGTGTCCCTGCTGCCGCAGTTTCTGGTGATGGGATTGAACGTACCCTTCTATCTGGGTGGTACGTCACTGCTGATCGTTGTGGTCGTGGTGATGGACTTCATGGCGCAGGTGCAGTCGCATTTGCTGTCACATCAGTACGAAGGTTTGATGAAAAAGGCGAACCTGCAAGGCTATGGTCGCCGCTAA
- the rpmJ gene encoding 50S ribosomal protein L36: protein MKVRASVKKICRNCKIVRRKGVLRVICSAEPRHKQRQG, encoded by the coding sequence ATGAAAGTACGCGCTTCTGTTAAAAAGATCTGCCGTAACTGCAAAATCGTGCGCCGCAAGGGCGTTCTGCGGGTGATCTGCAGCGCCGAGCCGCGCCACAAGCAGCGGCAGGGCTAA
- the rpsM gene encoding 30S ribosomal protein S13, producing MARIAGVNVPDHKHAVISLTHIFGVGRTTAKSILAAVGIAESTKIRDLSEEQIESIRGEVAKLTVEGDLRREVSMNIKRLMDLGCFRGLRHRRSLPLRGQRTKTNARTRKGPRKPIRK from the coding sequence ATGGCACGTATTGCTGGTGTCAATGTACCAGACCACAAGCACGCCGTGATCTCCCTGACCCATATCTTTGGGGTCGGTCGCACCACGGCCAAGTCTATTTTGGCAGCGGTTGGTATCGCTGAATCCACCAAAATCCGCGACCTGTCTGAAGAGCAGATCGAATCTATCCGCGGTGAAGTTGCAAAACTGACCGTGGAGGGCGACCTGCGCCGCGAAGTGTCCATGAACATCAAACGTCTGATGGATCTGGGTTGCTTCCGCGGTCTGCGTCACCGCCGCAGCCTGCCGCTGCGCGGCCAGCGCACCAAGACCAACGCTCGCACCCGTAAGGGTCCGCGCAAGCCGATTCGCAAGTAA
- the rpsK gene encoding 30S ribosomal protein S11, whose product MAKPKTTVRKKVKKTVVDGIAHVHASFNNTIVTITDRQGNTLSWATSGGSGFRGSRKSTPFAAQVAAERAGTAAQEYGLKNLDVEVKGPGPGRESAVRALNNCGYKITNITDVTPIPHNGCRPPKKRRV is encoded by the coding sequence ATGGCTAAGCCAAAAACTACTGTTCGCAAAAAGGTCAAAAAGACCGTTGTCGACGGTATTGCCCACGTCCACGCATCGTTCAATAACACGATCGTGACGATCACTGATCGTCAGGGCAATACCCTCAGCTGGGCCACTTCTGGTGGTTCCGGTTTCCGTGGCTCTCGCAAGAGCACGCCTTTTGCTGCCCAAGTGGCCGCCGAGCGCGCAGGTACTGCCGCGCAGGAATACGGCCTGAAAAACCTTGATGTCGAAGTTAAGGGCCCCGGCCCGGGTCGCGAATCTGCTGTTCGCGCACTCAACAACTGCGGCTACAAGATCACCAACATCACCGACGTGACGCCGATCCCGCATAATGGTTGTCGTCCGCCCAAGAAACGTCGCGTGTAA
- the rpsD gene encoding 30S ribosomal protein S4: MARYIGPKCKLSRREGTDLQLKSGVRPHDSKCRAESKPGQHGAGRGRLSDYGVQLREKQKVRRIYGVLEKQFRNYYKEAARLKGATGENLLQLLETRLDNVVYRMGFGSTRSEARQLVSHKAILVNGSAVNIPSYKVKEGDVIAIREKAKKQMRIQNSVSLAAQRGDVEWVDVNATKLEGTFKRVPDRVDLPAEINENLIVELYSK; encoded by the coding sequence ATGGCACGTTATATTGGACCGAAATGTAAGCTTTCCCGTCGGGAAGGTACCGATCTGCAGCTGAAAAGCGGCGTTCGCCCGCACGACTCAAAATGTCGCGCGGAATCCAAGCCTGGTCAGCACGGCGCCGGTCGCGGCCGCCTGTCCGACTACGGTGTGCAGCTGCGTGAGAAGCAGAAAGTTCGCCGCATCTACGGCGTACTGGAAAAGCAGTTCCGCAACTACTATAAGGAAGCGGCTCGCCTGAAAGGCGCAACCGGTGAAAACCTGCTGCAGCTGCTGGAAACCCGCCTGGACAATGTGGTTTACCGCATGGGCTTCGGCTCGACCCGCTCCGAAGCGCGTCAGCTGGTTTCCCACAAGGCAATTCTGGTGAACGGCAGCGCCGTTAACATCCCGTCCTACAAAGTGAAGGAAGGCGATGTTATTGCTATACGCGAGAAAGCGAAAAAGCAGATGCGTATCCAGAATTCCGTTTCCCTCGCCGCCCAGCGTGGCGATGTCGAGTGGGTAGATGTCAACGCGACCAAACTGGAAGGCACTTTCAAGCGCGTTCCGGATCGCGTCGATCTGCCGGCAGAAATCAACGAAAACCTTATCGTGGAGCTCTACTCCAAGTAA
- the rpoA gene encoding DNA-directed RNA polymerase subunit alpha, giving the protein MQTAVNEFLTPRRIDVTEYNPNHAKVVLEPLERGFGHTLGNALRRILLSSMPGCAVTEVEIDGVEHEYSAIEGVQEDVIEILLNLKEIAVVMHGKDQAVLSLSKKGPGAVTAGDIQVDHDIEIVNPEHVIANITGDVELSLRLTVARGRGYQPADARREDEEETRAIGRLQLDASFSPVRRVSYSVESARVEQRTDLDKLVLDLETNGTLDPEEAIRRAATILQQQLAVFVDLDHEKPSDKPAEEPEVDPVLLRPVDDLELTVRSANCLKAENIYYIGDLIQRTEVELLKTPNLGKKSLTEIKDVLASRGLSLGMRLENWPPASLKGDSKLSPL; this is encoded by the coding sequence ATGCAGACTGCTGTCAACGAGTTTTTGACACCGCGTCGTATTGACGTCACCGAGTACAACCCGAACCATGCGAAAGTGGTTCTGGAGCCTCTGGAGCGTGGCTTTGGCCACACTCTGGGCAACGCACTGCGTCGCATCCTGCTGTCCTCTATGCCGGGTTGCGCCGTCACTGAAGTGGAAATTGACGGTGTTGAACACGAGTACAGCGCGATTGAGGGTGTGCAGGAAGATGTAATCGAAATCCTGCTCAACCTGAAAGAAATCGCTGTCGTGATGCACGGCAAGGATCAGGCGGTACTGAGCCTGAGCAAAAAGGGCCCGGGCGCGGTGACTGCCGGTGATATCCAGGTAGATCACGACATCGAGATCGTTAATCCCGAGCACGTGATCGCCAACATCACCGGTGACGTGGAGTTGAGCCTGCGTCTGACCGTCGCCCGCGGCCGTGGCTACCAGCCCGCCGACGCGCGTCGTGAAGACGAAGAGGAAACTCGTGCAATCGGCCGCCTGCAGCTGGATGCCTCCTTCAGCCCGGTTCGTCGCGTTTCCTACAGCGTGGAATCCGCGCGTGTAGAGCAGCGTACCGACCTGGACAAGCTGGTTCTGGATCTGGAGACCAACGGTACCCTGGATCCGGAAGAGGCCATCCGCCGCGCCGCGACCATCCTGCAGCAGCAGCTGGCAGTGTTTGTCGACCTGGACCACGAAAAGCCTTCCGACAAGCCTGCGGAAGAGCCGGAAGTGGACCCGGTACTGCTGCGCCCGGTGGACGACCTGGAGCTGACCGTACGTTCGGCCAACTGTCTGAAAGCGGAAAACATCTACTACATCGGCGACCTGATTCAGCGTACCGAAGTAGAGCTGCTGAAGACCCCGAACCTGGGCAAGAAGTCCCTGACCGAAATCAAGGATGTTCTGGCCTCGCGCGGTCTGTCCCTGGGTATGCGCCTCGAGAACTGGCCGCCGGCCAGCCTCAAGGGCGACAGCAAGCTGAGCCCCCTGTAA
- the rplQ gene encoding 50S ribosomal protein L17, which translates to MRHRYSGRKFSRTSAHRKAMFKNMTASLVEHELIKTTLPKAKELRRVAEPLITLAKKDSVANRRLAFARIRDKDAVRKLFDELGPRYDARPGGYIRILKCGFRAGDKAPMAYVELVDRPVADDDAAEAAEA; encoded by the coding sequence ATGCGTCATCGCTATAGTGGCCGTAAATTCAGCCGTACCAGCGCTCACCGCAAGGCCATGTTCAAAAACATGACCGCCTCTCTGGTAGAGCACGAACTGATCAAGACCACACTGCCGAAAGCCAAGGAGCTGCGCCGCGTTGCGGAACCGCTGATCACCCTGGCCAAGAAAGACAGTGTTGCCAACCGTCGTCTGGCTTTCGCCCGTATCCGTGACAAGGATGCTGTGCGCAAGCTGTTTGACGAACTGGGTCCGCGTTACGACGCGCGTCCGGGCGGTTACATCCGTATCCTGAAGTGCGGTTTCCGCGCCGGCGACAAGGCCCCGATGGCCTACGTTGAGCTGGTGGACCGCCCGGTAGCGGACGACGACGCGGCAGAAGCCGCCGAGGCGTAA
- a CDS encoding DUF1315 family protein → MSYEQLLANLNPQIVASLKRAIELGKWPNGVAVTAEQRQLCAEAVANWEQRHVATEGRVGYVAPKKTPCADKPAEDEALNWV, encoded by the coding sequence ATGTCTTACGAACAGTTACTTGCCAATCTTAACCCGCAGATCGTCGCCAGCCTCAAGCGCGCGATAGAGCTGGGTAAATGGCCCAATGGCGTCGCGGTGACGGCCGAGCAGCGCCAGCTGTGTGCCGAGGCTGTCGCCAACTGGGAACAGCGCCATGTCGCCACAGAGGGCCGTGTGGGCTATGTGGCACCGAAGAAGACGCCGTGCGCAGACAAGCCTGCCGAGGACGAAGCGCTTAACTGGGTGTGA